In Labrus bergylta chromosome 11, fLabBer1.1, whole genome shotgun sequence, one genomic interval encodes:
- the picalmb gene encoding phosphatidylinositol binding clathrin assembly protein b isoform X11, which translates to MSGQSITDRITAAQHSVTGSAVSKTVCKATTHEVMGPKKKHLDYLIHCTNEMNVNIPQLADSLFERTTNTSWVVVFKSLITTHHLMVYGNERFVQYLASRNTLFNLSNFLDKSGLQGYDMSTFIRRYSRYLNEKAVSYRQVAFDFTKVKRGVDGVMRTMNTEKLLKTIPIIQNQMDALLDFNVNANELTNGVINAAFMLLFKDSIRLFAAYNEGIINLLEKYFDMKKTQCKEGLDIYKKFLTRMTRISEFLKVAEQVGIDRGDIPDLSQFTVCAPSSLLEALEQHLASLEGKKVKDSTAASRASTLSNAVSSLASTGMSFTKVDEREKQAALEEEQARLKALKEQRLKELSKRPSFATTDTSPISTTGGTISTAPAIDLFSTPSCSNGAVKIESDLFDLQSTFQPSMQSGSTGLPVATAWADRYNPFTDTNSSVSTNYKRTVRIEHSISDSFCGPVSIAQHLPHQAPYPTEPSTVAGLFRGYSTPQGPPQQSAGGLQVDFESVFGAKATGSNSLNSDDITGSILKPTLAGSNLQPGQLPDKLVSDDLDSSLANLVGNLGIGNGTMKNDIHWSQPGEKRMTGGTNWQPKAAPSTTWNPVSMPPSIMAFPATTPTGMMGYGMPPQMGSMGMMNPPTMMYSQPVMRPPNPFGSVSSAQVGAPQSDCSTTLLHNEPSAASSPSSQSPLRAPGQDPFAHLSLKDFL; encoded by the exons ATGTCGGGCCAGAGCATTACAGACCGGATCACCGCAGCCCAGCACAGTGTAACGGGATCCGCCGTGTCCAAAACAGTGTGCAAGGCCACCACGCACGAAGTCATGGGCccgaaaaagaaacatttggaCT ATTTAATCCACTGTACCAACGAGATGAACGTCAACATTCCCCAACTGGCCGACTCGCTGTTTGAGCGGACGACCAACACCAGCTGGGTGGTTGTGTTTAAGTCTCTCATCACGACACACCACCTCATGGTCTACGGCAACGAG cGTTTTGTTCAGTACTTGGCTTCAAGGAATACACTTTTCAACCTCAGTAATTTTTTGGACAAAAGTGGGCTACAAG GCTACGACATGTCCACGTTTATCAGGAGATACAGTCGATACCTGAATGAGAAAGCTGTTTCATACAGACAGGTGGCTTTTGACTTCACAAAAGTTAAACGAGG CGTGGACGGCGTAATGAGGACCATGAATACAGAGAAGCTGCTGAAGACCATCCCCATCATTCAGAACCAGATGGATGCCCTCCTCGATTTCAAT GTCAATGCCAACGAGCTGACTAATGGAGTCATCAATGCAGCCTTCATGCTCCTCTTCAAAGACTCCATCAGGCTGTTTGCTGCTTATAATGAAGGCATTATTAACCTGCTCG AGAAATACTTTGACATGAAGAAGACTCAGTGTAAAGAAGGTTTGGACATTTATAAGAAGTTTCTCACCCGAATGACTCGGATATCGGAGTTCCTCAAAGTAGCAGAA CAAGTGGGCATCGATCGAGGAGACATTCCAGACCTTTCTCAG TTCACAGTTTGT GCTCCCAGCAGCCTTCTGGAAGCTCTGGAGCAGCACTTGGCCTCTTTAGAGGGCAAGAAGGTCAAAGACTCCACCGCAGCCAGCAG ggCCAGCACTCTGTCAAATGCCGTGTCATCGCTGGCCAGCACGGGGATGTCCTTCACTAAAGTAGACGAGCGGGAGAAGCAGGCAGCTCTGGAAGAGGAGCAGGCTCGACTCAAAGCGCTGAAG GAACAGAGGCTCAAGGAACTCTCTAAGAGGCCCTCCTTCGCCACCACCGACACATCACCAATCTCCACCACCGGGGGCACCATCAGCACAGCACCAGCCATCGACCTCTTCTCCACACCCAGCTGCTCTAACGG GGCAGTGAAGATTGAGAGCGACCTCTTTGACCTGCAGTCGACTTTCCAGCCCTCCATGCAGTCAGGCTCGACAGGGCTTCCAGTGGCAACAGCATGGGCAG ATCGTTACAATCCCTTTACTGACACAAACTCATCAGTATCAACCAATTACAAACGCACAGTGCGGATAGAACACTCCATCTCAG ACTCCTTCTGTGGTCCAGTGTCCATTGCCCAGCACCTCCCACACCAGGCTCCTTACCCCACTGAGCCCTCTACTGTAGCAGGTCTATTCAGAG GATACTCAACGCCACAGGGCCCTCCTCAGCAGTCTGCAGGGGGACTCCAGGTGGACTTTGAGTCTGTTTTTGGAGCCAAAGCCACAGGCAGCAACAGCCTCAATTCTGATG ATATAACTGGGAGTATCTTAAAACCTACTCTAGCCGGCTCCAACCTGCAGCCTGGCCAGCTTCCAGACAAGCTGGTTTCAGATGACCTTGACTCTTCCCTGGCTAACCTTGTCGGCA ACCTGGGTATTGGGAATGGCACGATGAAGAA TGACATCCACTGGAGCCAGCCGGGGGAGAAAAGGATGACTGGTGGCACCAACTGGCAGCCCAAAGCGGCCCCGTCCACGACCTGGAACCCCGTATCCATG CCTCCTTCAATCATGGCCTTCCCTGCCACCACACCCACAGGCATGATGGGATACGGCATG CCTCCACAAATGGGCTCTATGGGGATGATGAATCCGCCCACCATGATGTACTCGCAGCCTGTGATGAGGCCACCCAACCCTTTCGGCTCTGTGTCGAGCGCTCAGGTGGGTGCACCGCAGTCTGACTGCTCCACCACGCTGCTGCACAATGAA CCCTCCGCAGCCTCTAGTCCTTCCAGCCAGAGTCCTCTCCGAGCCCCTGGACAGGACCCGTTTGCACACCTCTCTCTCAAGGATTTCTTGTAG
- the picalmb gene encoding phosphatidylinositol binding clathrin assembly protein b isoform X12, protein MSGQSITDRITAAQHSVTGSAVSKTVCKATTHEVMGPKKKHLDYLIHCTNEMNVNIPQLADSLFERTTNTSWVVVFKSLITTHHLMVYGNERFVQYLASRNTLFNLSNFLDKSGLQGYDMSTFIRRYSRYLNEKAVSYRQVAFDFTKVKRGVDGVMRTMNTEKLLKTIPIIQNQMDALLDFNVNANELTNGVINAAFMLLFKDSIRLFAAYNEGIINLLEKYFDMKKTQCKEGLDIYKKFLTRMTRISEFLKVAEQVGIDRGDIPDLSQFTVCAPSSLLEALEQHLASLEGKKVKDSTAASRASTLSNAVSSLASTGMSFTKVDEREKQAALEEEQARLKALKEQRLKELSKRPSFATTDTSPISTTGGTISTAPAIDLFSTPSCSNGAVKIESDLFDLQSTFQPSMQSGSTGLPVATAWADSFCGPVSIAQHLPHQAPYPTEPSTVAGLFRGYSTPQGPPQQSAGGLQVDFESVFGAKATGSNSLNSDDITGSILKPTLAGSNLQPGQLPDKLVSDDLDSSLANLVGNLGIGNGTMKNDIHWSQPGEKRMTGGTNWQPKAAPSTTWNPVSMPPSIMAFPATTPTGMMGYGMPPQMGSMGMMNPPTMMYSQPVMRPPNPFGSVSSAQVGAPQSDCSTTLLHNEPSAASSPSSQSPLRAPGQDPFAHLSLKDFL, encoded by the exons ATGTCGGGCCAGAGCATTACAGACCGGATCACCGCAGCCCAGCACAGTGTAACGGGATCCGCCGTGTCCAAAACAGTGTGCAAGGCCACCACGCACGAAGTCATGGGCccgaaaaagaaacatttggaCT ATTTAATCCACTGTACCAACGAGATGAACGTCAACATTCCCCAACTGGCCGACTCGCTGTTTGAGCGGACGACCAACACCAGCTGGGTGGTTGTGTTTAAGTCTCTCATCACGACACACCACCTCATGGTCTACGGCAACGAG cGTTTTGTTCAGTACTTGGCTTCAAGGAATACACTTTTCAACCTCAGTAATTTTTTGGACAAAAGTGGGCTACAAG GCTACGACATGTCCACGTTTATCAGGAGATACAGTCGATACCTGAATGAGAAAGCTGTTTCATACAGACAGGTGGCTTTTGACTTCACAAAAGTTAAACGAGG CGTGGACGGCGTAATGAGGACCATGAATACAGAGAAGCTGCTGAAGACCATCCCCATCATTCAGAACCAGATGGATGCCCTCCTCGATTTCAAT GTCAATGCCAACGAGCTGACTAATGGAGTCATCAATGCAGCCTTCATGCTCCTCTTCAAAGACTCCATCAGGCTGTTTGCTGCTTATAATGAAGGCATTATTAACCTGCTCG AGAAATACTTTGACATGAAGAAGACTCAGTGTAAAGAAGGTTTGGACATTTATAAGAAGTTTCTCACCCGAATGACTCGGATATCGGAGTTCCTCAAAGTAGCAGAA CAAGTGGGCATCGATCGAGGAGACATTCCAGACCTTTCTCAG TTCACAGTTTGT GCTCCCAGCAGCCTTCTGGAAGCTCTGGAGCAGCACTTGGCCTCTTTAGAGGGCAAGAAGGTCAAAGACTCCACCGCAGCCAGCAG ggCCAGCACTCTGTCAAATGCCGTGTCATCGCTGGCCAGCACGGGGATGTCCTTCACTAAAGTAGACGAGCGGGAGAAGCAGGCAGCTCTGGAAGAGGAGCAGGCTCGACTCAAAGCGCTGAAG GAACAGAGGCTCAAGGAACTCTCTAAGAGGCCCTCCTTCGCCACCACCGACACATCACCAATCTCCACCACCGGGGGCACCATCAGCACAGCACCAGCCATCGACCTCTTCTCCACACCCAGCTGCTCTAACGG GGCAGTGAAGATTGAGAGCGACCTCTTTGACCTGCAGTCGACTTTCCAGCCCTCCATGCAGTCAGGCTCGACAGGGCTTCCAGTGGCAACAGCATGGGCAG ACTCCTTCTGTGGTCCAGTGTCCATTGCCCAGCACCTCCCACACCAGGCTCCTTACCCCACTGAGCCCTCTACTGTAGCAGGTCTATTCAGAG GATACTCAACGCCACAGGGCCCTCCTCAGCAGTCTGCAGGGGGACTCCAGGTGGACTTTGAGTCTGTTTTTGGAGCCAAAGCCACAGGCAGCAACAGCCTCAATTCTGATG ATATAACTGGGAGTATCTTAAAACCTACTCTAGCCGGCTCCAACCTGCAGCCTGGCCAGCTTCCAGACAAGCTGGTTTCAGATGACCTTGACTCTTCCCTGGCTAACCTTGTCGGCA ACCTGGGTATTGGGAATGGCACGATGAAGAA TGACATCCACTGGAGCCAGCCGGGGGAGAAAAGGATGACTGGTGGCACCAACTGGCAGCCCAAAGCGGCCCCGTCCACGACCTGGAACCCCGTATCCATG CCTCCTTCAATCATGGCCTTCCCTGCCACCACACCCACAGGCATGATGGGATACGGCATG CCTCCACAAATGGGCTCTATGGGGATGATGAATCCGCCCACCATGATGTACTCGCAGCCTGTGATGAGGCCACCCAACCCTTTCGGCTCTGTGTCGAGCGCTCAGGTGGGTGCACCGCAGTCTGACTGCTCCACCACGCTGCTGCACAATGAA CCCTCCGCAGCCTCTAGTCCTTCCAGCCAGAGTCCTCTCCGAGCCCCTGGACAGGACCCGTTTGCACACCTCTCTCTCAAGGATTTCTTGTAG
- the picalmb gene encoding phosphatidylinositol binding clathrin assembly protein b isoform X6: MSGQSITDRITAAQHSVTGSAVSKTVCKATTHEVMGPKKKHLDYLIHCTNEMNVNIPQLADSLFERTTNTSWVVVFKSLITTHHLMVYGNERFVQYLASRNTLFNLSNFLDKSGLQGYDMSTFIRRYSRYLNEKAVSYRQVAFDFTKVKRGVDGVMRTMNTEKLLKTIPIIQNQMDALLDFNVNANELTNGVINAAFMLLFKDSIRLFAAYNEGIINLLEKYFDMKKTQCKEGLDIYKKFLTRMTRISEFLKVAEQVGIDRGDIPDLSQFTVCAPSSLLEALEQHLASLEGKKVKDSTAASRASTLSNAVSSLASTGMSFTKVDEREKQAALEEEQARLKALKEQRLKELSKRPSFATTDTSPISTTGGTISTAPAIDLFSTPSCSNGAVKIESDLFDLQSTFQPSMQSGSTGLPVATAWADPFTSAEAGDDSMPNLNPFLSKLVVDATHLPVVSSDGVSFPSRTSGHEMFGDRYNPFTDTNSSVSTNYKRTVRIEHSISDSFCGPVSIAQHLPHQAPYPTEPSTVAGLFRGYSTPQGPPQQSAGGLQVDFESVFGAKATGSNSLNSDDITGSILKPTLAGSNLQPGQLPDKLVSDDLDSSLANLVGNLGIGNGTMKNDIHWSQPGEKRMTGGTNWQPKAAPSTTWNPVSMPPSIMAFPATTPTGMMGYGMPPQMGSMGMMNPPTMMYSQPVMRPPNPFGSVSSAQVGAPQSDCSTTLLHNEFLQTNLIPPQSQY; this comes from the exons ATGTCGGGCCAGAGCATTACAGACCGGATCACCGCAGCCCAGCACAGTGTAACGGGATCCGCCGTGTCCAAAACAGTGTGCAAGGCCACCACGCACGAAGTCATGGGCccgaaaaagaaacatttggaCT ATTTAATCCACTGTACCAACGAGATGAACGTCAACATTCCCCAACTGGCCGACTCGCTGTTTGAGCGGACGACCAACACCAGCTGGGTGGTTGTGTTTAAGTCTCTCATCACGACACACCACCTCATGGTCTACGGCAACGAG cGTTTTGTTCAGTACTTGGCTTCAAGGAATACACTTTTCAACCTCAGTAATTTTTTGGACAAAAGTGGGCTACAAG GCTACGACATGTCCACGTTTATCAGGAGATACAGTCGATACCTGAATGAGAAAGCTGTTTCATACAGACAGGTGGCTTTTGACTTCACAAAAGTTAAACGAGG CGTGGACGGCGTAATGAGGACCATGAATACAGAGAAGCTGCTGAAGACCATCCCCATCATTCAGAACCAGATGGATGCCCTCCTCGATTTCAAT GTCAATGCCAACGAGCTGACTAATGGAGTCATCAATGCAGCCTTCATGCTCCTCTTCAAAGACTCCATCAGGCTGTTTGCTGCTTATAATGAAGGCATTATTAACCTGCTCG AGAAATACTTTGACATGAAGAAGACTCAGTGTAAAGAAGGTTTGGACATTTATAAGAAGTTTCTCACCCGAATGACTCGGATATCGGAGTTCCTCAAAGTAGCAGAA CAAGTGGGCATCGATCGAGGAGACATTCCAGACCTTTCTCAG TTCACAGTTTGT GCTCCCAGCAGCCTTCTGGAAGCTCTGGAGCAGCACTTGGCCTCTTTAGAGGGCAAGAAGGTCAAAGACTCCACCGCAGCCAGCAG ggCCAGCACTCTGTCAAATGCCGTGTCATCGCTGGCCAGCACGGGGATGTCCTTCACTAAAGTAGACGAGCGGGAGAAGCAGGCAGCTCTGGAAGAGGAGCAGGCTCGACTCAAAGCGCTGAAG GAACAGAGGCTCAAGGAACTCTCTAAGAGGCCCTCCTTCGCCACCACCGACACATCACCAATCTCCACCACCGGGGGCACCATCAGCACAGCACCAGCCATCGACCTCTTCTCCACACCCAGCTGCTCTAACGG GGCAGTGAAGATTGAGAGCGACCTCTTTGACCTGCAGTCGACTTTCCAGCCCTCCATGCAGTCAGGCTCGACAGGGCTTCCAGTGGCAACAGCATGGGCAG ATCCTTTCACCTCTGCTGAAGCTGGAGACGATTCCATGCCAAACCTTAACCCTTTCCTCTCAAAACTCGTTGTCGATGCCACTCACTTACCTGTCGTGTCTTCAGACGGTGTTAGCTTTCCCTCTAGGACATCTGGTCATGAAATGTTTGGTG ATCGTTACAATCCCTTTACTGACACAAACTCATCAGTATCAACCAATTACAAACGCACAGTGCGGATAGAACACTCCATCTCAG ACTCCTTCTGTGGTCCAGTGTCCATTGCCCAGCACCTCCCACACCAGGCTCCTTACCCCACTGAGCCCTCTACTGTAGCAGGTCTATTCAGAG GATACTCAACGCCACAGGGCCCTCCTCAGCAGTCTGCAGGGGGACTCCAGGTGGACTTTGAGTCTGTTTTTGGAGCCAAAGCCACAGGCAGCAACAGCCTCAATTCTGATG ATATAACTGGGAGTATCTTAAAACCTACTCTAGCCGGCTCCAACCTGCAGCCTGGCCAGCTTCCAGACAAGCTGGTTTCAGATGACCTTGACTCTTCCCTGGCTAACCTTGTCGGCA ACCTGGGTATTGGGAATGGCACGATGAAGAA TGACATCCACTGGAGCCAGCCGGGGGAGAAAAGGATGACTGGTGGCACCAACTGGCAGCCCAAAGCGGCCCCGTCCACGACCTGGAACCCCGTATCCATG CCTCCTTCAATCATGGCCTTCCCTGCCACCACACCCACAGGCATGATGGGATACGGCATG CCTCCACAAATGGGCTCTATGGGGATGATGAATCCGCCCACCATGATGTACTCGCAGCCTGTGATGAGGCCACCCAACCCTTTCGGCTCTGTGTCGAGCGCTCAGGTGGGTGCACCGCAGTCTGACTGCTCCACCACGCTGCTGCACAATGAA TTTCTCCAGACTAATCTCATCCCTCCTCAGTCTCAGTACTGA